One window of the Pedobacter ginsengisoli genome contains the following:
- a CDS encoding peptide chain release factor 3 yields the protein MINPEIEKRKTFAIISHPDAGKTTLTEKFLLFGGAINTAGAVKRNKANQSNTSDFMEIEKQRGISVATSVMGFEYSNKRINILDTPGHKDFAEDTYRTLSAVDSVILVVDCVKGVEEQTEKLMAVCRMRNTPVIIFINKMDREGKDAFDLLDEIENKLNISLCPLSWPIGQGHTFKGVYSIYNNHLNLFEPDKTKISEPVIEVSDLNDENLGKFLKQKELDGLKSDLELVDGVYGKLDKSMYTEGLLAPVFFGSAINNFGIKELLDTFVHIAPSPKSREAEQREVLVEEKNFSGFVFKIHANLDPKHRDRIAFLRICSGKFERNKFYFHTRQGKKLKFSNPMDFMANEKSIVEEAWPGDVVGLYDSGNFKIGDTLTEGEQLQFKGIPSFSPEIFKEVENRDPLRTKQLEKGIQQLTEEGVAQLFTMQPGNRKVVGAVGELQFEVIAFRLEHEYGAKAAFRMLSYTRSNWVTSKDKTKLAEFLKRKQQHIGEDKDGNPVYLADNEFMINMTMRDYPDIEFHKTSEFK from the coding sequence ATGATTAACCCGGAAATAGAAAAACGAAAAACATTTGCAATTATCAGTCACCCCGATGCAGGTAAAACTACATTAACAGAGAAATTTTTACTGTTTGGAGGTGCTATTAATACTGCCGGGGCAGTTAAACGGAATAAAGCAAATCAAAGCAATACATCCGATTTCATGGAAATAGAAAAGCAACGTGGAATATCGGTGGCTACTTCTGTAATGGGATTTGAGTATAGCAATAAACGCATCAATATACTGGATACTCCCGGCCACAAGGACTTTGCGGAGGATACTTACCGTACGCTATCAGCAGTTGATAGTGTTATTTTGGTTGTTGACTGTGTAAAAGGTGTTGAGGAGCAAACTGAAAAACTAATGGCCGTGTGCCGAATGCGTAATACTCCTGTGATTATCTTTATTAACAAGATGGACCGCGAGGGTAAGGATGCCTTTGATTTGCTTGATGAAATTGAGAATAAACTTAACATTAGCTTATGCCCACTATCGTGGCCTATTGGACAAGGGCACACCTTTAAAGGAGTTTATAGCATATATAATAATCACCTAAACTTATTTGAGCCTGATAAAACCAAGATTAGCGAGCCCGTTATTGAGGTAAGTGATCTGAATGATGAAAATCTTGGTAAATTCCTAAAGCAGAAGGAGCTTGATGGCTTAAAAAGCGATCTGGAACTAGTAGATGGCGTTTATGGTAAGCTTGATAAGAGCATGTACACTGAAGGGTTGCTTGCTCCTGTATTTTTTGGAAGTGCCATTAACAATTTTGGTATAAAGGAGCTTCTGGATACTTTTGTTCACATTGCTCCAAGCCCTAAAAGCCGTGAAGCTGAGCAGCGTGAGGTTCTCGTTGAAGAAAAGAACTTTTCTGGTTTTGTCTTTAAGATCCATGCCAACTTAGATCCCAAACACCGCGACCGTATTGCTTTTTTAAGAATTTGTTCAGGAAAATTTGAGCGAAATAAATTCTACTTCCATACCAGACAGGGTAAAAAACTAAAATTCTCTAACCCAATGGACTTTATGGCCAACGAAAAGAGTATTGTAGAGGAGGCCTGGCCAGGTGATGTTGTAGGTTTATATGATAGCGGCAATTTTAAAATTGGAGATACGCTTACAGAAGGGGAGCAATTGCAATTTAAAGGCATTCCTAGCTTCTCTCCTGAGATATTCAAGGAAGTTGAGAACAGAGACCCGCTACGCACCAAACAGCTTGAAAAAGGCATACAACAGCTTACAGAGGAAGGCGTGGCCCAATTGTTTACCATGCAACCCGGAAATCGTAAGGTAGTGGGTGCTGTAGGCGAACTTCAATTCGAGGTTATTGCATTCCGTCTGGAGCATGAATATGGTGCAAAAGCGGCATTCAGGATGCTCAGCTATACTCGCTCTAATTGGGTAACGTCAAAAGATAAAACGAAACTGGCAGAATTCCTGAAAAGAAAGCAACAGCATATTGGTGAGGACAAGGACGGTAATCCGGTTTACCTGGCCGACAATGAATTTATGATCAATATGACCATGAGGGATTATCCGGATATCGAATTCCACAAAACTTCAGAATTTAAATAG
- the rnc gene encoding ribonuclease III, whose protein sequence is MPLFDLYKLYLSSDKDFIKKLNNILGFVPGNTVLYKMAFRHRSVAKILKNGSRSSNERLEFLGDAILGSVIAELLFKSYPYKEEGFLTEMRSKIVNRANLNQLARKMGFDQLIVFDQKAVNIQTKHHSMLGDAFEALVGAVYLDKGYNFTKDFLLKRIVKPYIDIHTLELTETNFKSKLIEWCQRHGKDISFDMIQNEEGESAKLFTIQVVIEGESYGIGRDYNKKNAEKLAAEKACESLTI, encoded by the coding sequence ATGCCATTATTTGACCTGTATAAGCTTTATCTATCGTCTGATAAGGACTTTATAAAAAAGTTGAACAACATTTTAGGCTTTGTGCCTGGAAATACTGTTTTGTATAAAATGGCGTTCAGGCACAGGTCTGTGGCAAAAATCCTAAAAAACGGTAGTCGAAGTAGTAATGAACGCCTGGAGTTTCTTGGTGATGCTATTTTAGGTTCTGTAATTGCAGAGTTATTGTTTAAAAGCTATCCTTATAAGGAAGAGGGCTTTTTAACAGAAATGCGCTCAAAAATTGTAAATCGCGCCAACTTAAATCAACTTGCAAGAAAAATGGGTTTTGATCAGCTGATTGTTTTTGATCAAAAGGCTGTAAATATCCAAACAAAACATCATTCTATGTTGGGTGATGCTTTTGAAGCTCTTGTAGGTGCAGTATATCTGGACAAAGGATATAATTTCACTAAAGATTTCCTTCTTAAAAGAATAGTGAAGCCTTATATCGATATTCATACACTAGAGCTTACTGAGACTAACTTTAAGAGTAAATTGATAGAATGGTGCCAGCGTCATGGCAAGGATATATCATTTGATATGATCCAAAATGAAGAAGGTGAAAGCGCAAAACTATTTACCATTCAAGTAGTTATTGAGGGCGAAAGCTATGGTATCGGCAGAGACTACAATAAGAAAAATGCCGAAAAGCTTGCCGCAGAAAAAGCTTGCGAATCACTAACTATTTAA
- the nadD gene encoding nicotinate (nicotinamide) nucleotide adenylyltransferase, with protein MKTGLFFGSFNPIHIGHLVIANYMASFTELKEVWLVVSPHNPLKNKNGLTNMYDRLEMAKLATENSEKIRVSDIEFGLPQPSYTIDTLTHLNEKYPGKEFVLIMGADNLASIKKWKNYDVLLKNYQIFVYPRPGVDVTEWENHPSIVITETPQMDISSTFIRKGIKEGKNVQYFTPDNVLSFIESKNMYR; from the coding sequence ATGAAAACAGGGTTATTCTTCGGGTCTTTTAACCCCATACACATTGGACATCTGGTAATTGCTAACTATATGGCAAGTTTTACAGAGTTAAAGGAAGTTTGGCTAGTGGTTTCACCTCATAATCCGCTGAAGAATAAAAACGGTCTGACCAATATGTACGACAGACTGGAGATGGCCAAATTAGCAACTGAAAACTCAGAAAAAATCAGGGTTAGCGATATCGAATTTGGCCTTCCTCAACCATCCTATACTATTGATACATTGACCCATTTAAACGAAAAATATCCCGGTAAGGAGTTTGTATTAATAATGGGTGCGGATAATTTGGCTTCTATTAAAAAATGGAAAAATTATGATGTTCTTTTAAAGAACTATCAAATTTTTGTATATCCAAGGCCCGGAGTTGATGTTACAGAATGGGAAAATCATCCCTCAATTGTAATTACCGAGACCCCTCAAATGGATATTTCGTCTACTTTTATTCGTAAAGGGATTAAAGAGGGTAAAAATGTTCAGTATTTTACCCCTGATAATGTTCTTTCTTTTATTGAGAGCAAGAACATGTACCGTTAA
- the gmk gene encoding guanylate kinase gives MKQGKLIIFSAPSGAGKTTIVKHLLKKFPSLSFSISATTRQLRGDEKNDKDYYFISKEDFLHKVAHQEFVEFEEVYNGTFYGTLRSEIERIWQEGKHVIFDIDVEGGLRLKRKYEDDALAIFVQPPSLEVLKERLSGRGTDSAEKLQERFIKAEKELGYASKFDVILKNYELDTACAEAEKLIGDFINR, from the coding sequence ATGAAACAAGGTAAACTTATCATATTTTCTGCACCATCCGGGGCCGGAAAAACAACAATTGTAAAACATTTACTAAAGAAATTCCCTTCATTAAGTTTCTCTATCTCTGCAACTACACGCCAATTACGTGGAGATGAAAAAAATGACAAAGACTATTATTTTATCTCAAAAGAAGATTTTCTGCACAAAGTTGCCCATCAGGAATTTGTTGAATTTGAAGAAGTTTATAATGGCACTTTTTACGGTACTTTAAGATCTGAAATTGAACGGATCTGGCAAGAAGGAAAGCATGTAATATTTGACATTGATGTAGAAGGCGGATTACGCTTGAAACGTAAATATGAGGATGATGCATTGGCCATATTTGTTCAGCCACCTTCTTTGGAGGTCTTAAAAGAACGTTTAAGTGGCCGCGGAACTGATAGTGCGGAAAAGCTTCAGGAGCGCTTTATAAAGGCTGAAAAAGAGCTAGGATATGCCAGTAAATTCGATGTTATATTAAAAAACTATGAATTAGACACGGCATGTGCTGAAGCTGAAAAACTGATAGGAGATTTTATCAACCGTTAA
- a CDS encoding SAM-dependent methyltransferase: MTKGTLFLIPVPLAENAAHKSFTSYLGDTINSINTYIVENEKTARKFLKEAGIKTPQSDLVIHDYGKHKRNDSFVPYFKELMTGKDVGLMSEAGCPGVADPGADIVAEAHKRGIKVVPLVGPSSILLALMSSGFNGQSFTFHGYLPIDKVERGKKLKELEQLAGKNKQTQIFIETPFRNNHLFEDVLKNCQPQTLLSLASNVTSEDEYIKTMPVALWKKERIDLHKKPTIFLLYRQV, encoded by the coding sequence ATGACAAAAGGCACCTTATTTCTTATTCCAGTACCTCTGGCCGAAAACGCAGCTCATAAATCTTTTACCAGCTATCTGGGAGATACCATTAATTCTATAAACACCTACATCGTTGAAAATGAGAAAACAGCACGTAAGTTTTTAAAGGAAGCAGGAATAAAAACACCCCAAAGTGACCTGGTAATCCATGATTATGGTAAACATAAACGCAATGATTCCTTTGTTCCGTATTTTAAGGAATTAATGACCGGTAAAGATGTAGGGTTAATGAGTGAAGCCGGTTGCCCGGGTGTTGCTGATCCGGGAGCTGATATAGTAGCAGAAGCACATAAAAGAGGGATTAAAGTAGTTCCACTTGTTGGCCCAAGTTCTATTTTGCTGGCTTTAATGTCGTCTGGGTTTAACGGGCAAAGCTTTACTTTTCATGGTTATTTGCCAATTGATAAAGTGGAAAGGGGAAAAAAACTTAAAGAACTGGAGCAACTTGCAGGTAAAAATAAACAAACCCAAATCTTTATTGAAACACCTTTCAGAAACAACCATTTATTTGAAGATGTATTAAAGAATTGTCAGCCCCAAACACTACTTAGTCTTGCCAGCAACGTTACCTCAGAAGATGAGTATATCAAAACAATGCCAGTAGCCCTGTGGAAAAAAGAAAGAATAGACCTGCATAAGAAGCCTACAATATTTTTACTGTACCGTCAGGTTTAA
- a CDS encoding DUF6600 domain-containing protein has protein sequence MKNIIKLPVIVLGLMLLLTGSAQRVMAQDEDISLQSFYDELSPYGTWIQDSQYGYVWRPDVEQGDFRPYYSNGRWVMTEYGNTWVSDYDWGWAPFHYGRWVYNRYSQWVWIPDTVWGPAWVSWRSGGGYYGWAPMGPGMNINVNFNIPDLWWVFVPQRNIYYNNFPRYYSRRNVTIIHNTTIINNVYSRNNRNYYSGPRADDIRRSTRQAVPVYSIDRSSRPGRSSISGNRLEIYRPNTRSSRETNAGNIAPRNPVRGEGYASPRTDRSSVERGNTDGRTSNGRVSRDGRQPIDNRSNDGTRVNSRPERVQQGNTYPSQRPDRPARVNNQDQPRLEGQRQQERQERIQSLPRQEAQPRQPRQEPIQQPRQERPQPRQEVQPRQEQARPQRSERIEQSRPSRGSESRENNGGGRENNSSSRSSRSGRG, from the coding sequence ATGAAAAACATTATCAAATTACCGGTTATTGTGCTGGGGCTTATGCTCCTCTTAACCGGGTCCGCACAGCGGGTTATGGCACAAGACGAGGACATTTCCTTGCAATCTTTCTATGACGAATTATCGCCTTATGGAACCTGGATTCAGGATTCACAATATGGCTATGTTTGGCGTCCTGACGTAGAGCAGGGCGATTTCAGACCTTATTATTCAAATGGCCGATGGGTTATGACTGAATATGGCAATACCTGGGTATCTGATTATGACTGGGGATGGGCTCCTTTCCACTATGGAAGATGGGTATATAACCGTTATAGCCAATGGGTATGGATACCAGATACCGTATGGGGTCCGGCATGGGTAAGTTGGAGAAGTGGTGGCGGTTATTATGGTTGGGCGCCAATGGGTCCTGGTATGAACATTAATGTTAATTTCAACATTCCTGATCTTTGGTGGGTATTTGTTCCTCAAAGAAATATCTATTACAATAATTTCCCCCGTTACTATTCACGCAGAAATGTAACTATTATTCATAATACAACTATCATCAACAATGTGTATTCAAGAAATAACCGTAATTATTACTCTGGTCCAAGAGCAGACGATATCAGACGTTCGACCAGACAAGCGGTTCCTGTTTATAGCATAGATAGAAGCAGCAGACCTGGTAGAAGTAGCATCAGCGGAAACAGGCTTGAGATTTACAGACCAAACACAAGGAGCAGCAGAGAAACTAATGCAGGAAATATTGCACCAAGAAACCCGGTTCGTGGTGAAGGATATGCAAGTCCGAGAACTGACCGCAGCAGCGTTGAAAGGGGCAATACAGATGGCAGAACCTCTAACGGAAGAGTATCAAGAGATGGCAGGCAGCCAATTGATAACAGATCGAATGATGGTACAAGAGTAAATAGCCGTCCTGAAAGAGTACAACAAGGGAACACCTATCCATCTCAAAGGCCTGATCGCCCTGCAAGAGTGAATAATCAAGACCAGCCGAGACTGGAAGGTCAGCGTCAGCAAGAGAGACAAGAAAGAATTCAATCTCTGCCCAGACAAGAAGCGCAGCCGAGACAACCAAGGCAAGAGCCAATTCAACAACCTCGACAAGAAAGACCTCAGCCAAGACAAGAGGTTCAACCTAGGCAAGAACAAGCCAGGCCTCAAAGATCTGAGCGTATAGAGCAAAGCAGACCTTCGAGAGGATCTGAAAGCCGTGAAAACAATGGTGGTGGAAGAGAGAATAACTCCTCTTCAAGATCGTCAAGAAGCGGAAGAGGTTAG
- the argH gene encoding argininosuccinate lyase, whose product MKIWQKNVDVNKDIETFTVGRDRELDLQMAAFDVLGSLAHVEMLESIGLLTADELKAIQKELKNIYADIEAGNFTIDDTVEDVHSQVEWLLTQRIGDAGKKIHSGRSRNDQVLVDLKLFFRNCIEEMVGNTSVLFSQLMELSNTHKDKLLPGYTHLQIAMPSSFGLWFGAYAESLVDDMELMLAAWKICNKNPLGSAAGYGSSFPLNRTMTTELLGFERLNYNVVYAQMGRGKTERILAQAMSSVAASLAKMAMDVCLFINQNFGFISFPDELTTGSSIMPHKKNPDVFELIRSRCNKIQALPNEIAMMITNLPSGYHRDLQLLKENLFPAITSLNECLEMTTFMLQNISIKDNILADKKYAYLFSVEVVNELALKGTPFREAYKIVGESIEDGTFTPGTEIHHTHEGSIGNLCNGDIEDMMDEILAQFKFEKTKGAIQQLLS is encoded by the coding sequence ATGAAGATCTGGCAAAAAAACGTAGACGTAAATAAAGATATTGAGACCTTTACAGTTGGTAGAGACAGGGAACTGGATTTGCAAATGGCTGCTTTTGATGTGCTTGGCTCTCTTGCACATGTAGAAATGCTTGAAAGCATAGGGCTACTTACTGCAGATGAGCTTAAAGCTATTCAAAAAGAACTTAAAAATATCTACGCTGATATTGAAGCCGGTAATTTCACAATAGATGATACAGTAGAGGATGTGCACTCTCAGGTAGAATGGTTACTTACTCAGCGCATTGGAGATGCAGGTAAAAAGATTCATAGCGGTAGGTCTAGAAATGACCAGGTTTTGGTTGATCTGAAACTTTTCTTTAGAAACTGTATTGAAGAGATGGTCGGCAATACTTCTGTTTTATTTAGCCAGTTAATGGAATTAAGTAATACCCATAAGGATAAACTTTTGCCAGGTTATACACACCTGCAGATAGCTATGCCATCTTCTTTCGGTTTGTGGTTTGGTGCTTATGCCGAGAGTTTGGTTGATGATATGGAATTAATGCTTGCGGCCTGGAAGATCTGTAATAAAAATCCATTGGGTTCTGCTGCAGGATATGGCTCTTCGTTTCCATTAAACAGAACAATGACTACTGAGTTATTAGGTTTCGAGAGGCTCAATTATAATGTGGTATACGCACAGATGGGTAGAGGAAAAACAGAGCGTATTCTGGCACAGGCGATGTCGTCTGTGGCTGCATCACTGGCAAAAATGGCAATGGATGTTTGTTTATTCATTAACCAGAACTTTGGGTTCATTAGTTTCCCTGATGAACTAACTACCGGATCTAGCATCATGCCGCATAAGAAAAACCCGGATGTGTTTGAATTGATCCGTTCACGTTGCAATAAGATCCAGGCTTTGCCAAACGAGATTGCTATGATGATCACTAACCTTCCTTCGGGATATCACAGAGATCTTCAATTATTAAAAGAAAACCTGTTTCCTGCAATTACTTCATTAAACGAGTGCCTGGAAATGACAACTTTTATGTTACAAAACATTAGCATTAAAGACAATATACTAGCTGATAAAAAATATGCCTATTTGTTTAGTGTTGAAGTAGTAAATGAACTTGCATTAAAAGGCACTCCTTTCAGAGAAGCTTATAAAATTGTAGGTGAATCAATAGAGGATGGAACATTTACTCCAGGTACAGAAATACACCATACACATGAAGGAAGCATTGGGAACCTGTGCAATGGTGATATTGAAGATATGATGGATGAGATTTTGGCTCAGTTTAAATTTGAAAAAACAAAAGGTGCGATTCAGCAATTGTTATCTTAG
- the fabF gene encoding beta-ketoacyl-ACP synthase II, which translates to MEVKRVVVTGLGALTPIGSTIPEFWEGLLNGVSGAGPITGFDTSKFKTKFACELKNFNPEDFLDKKEARKLDPFVQYALVATDEAVKDGNFDFSQVDTNRVGVIWGSGIGGFKTFQDEMKNFFLGDGTPRMNPFFIPKVIIDIVPGHISIKYGLRGPNFATVSACASSTNAMIDAYNYIRLNMCDIVISGGSEAIINEAGIGGFNAMHALSTRNDDPKTASRPFDKDRDGFVAGEGAGTIILEELEHAKKRGAKIYAELVGGGMSADANHITAPHPQGLGAKMVMTNALKDAGLTTADIDYINVHGTSTPLGDISETKAIVDLFGEDAYKLNISSTKSMTGHLLGAAGAIEAIASILAVKNDIVPPTINHFTDDPGFDPKLNFTFNVAQKRPIRAALSNTFGFGGHNASVIFKKYEE; encoded by the coding sequence ATGGAAGTAAAAAGAGTAGTAGTTACAGGGTTGGGTGCGCTCACTCCTATTGGCAGTACAATCCCAGAGTTCTGGGAAGGCCTGTTAAATGGGGTGAGTGGCGCTGGCCCCATTACAGGTTTTGACACATCAAAGTTCAAAACCAAATTTGCATGTGAGCTTAAAAACTTCAATCCAGAAGATTTTTTGGACAAAAAGGAAGCGCGCAAGCTAGATCCATTTGTTCAATATGCTTTAGTAGCCACAGATGAAGCTGTTAAGGATGGTAATTTTGACTTCTCGCAAGTTGATACCAACCGTGTTGGCGTAATTTGGGGCTCAGGCATTGGCGGCTTTAAAACATTTCAGGATGAAATGAAGAACTTCTTTTTAGGCGATGGTACGCCACGCATGAATCCGTTCTTTATTCCTAAAGTTATAATTGACATTGTTCCTGGCCATATTTCTATAAAATATGGACTTAGAGGCCCTAATTTTGCTACAGTTTCTGCATGTGCTTCGTCTACAAATGCAATGATCGATGCGTACAATTATATCCGTTTGAATATGTGCGACATTGTAATTAGCGGTGGATCTGAGGCTATCATTAACGAAGCGGGTATTGGTGGTTTTAATGCAATGCATGCCTTATCGACCAGAAATGATGACCCTAAAACAGCTTCAAGACCGTTTGACAAAGACCGTGATGGCTTTGTTGCAGGTGAAGGCGCAGGAACCATCATTTTGGAGGAACTGGAACATGCTAAGAAAAGAGGTGCAAAGATCTATGCTGAATTAGTTGGCGGCGGAATGAGTGCAGATGCAAACCATATCACAGCTCCGCATCCACAAGGATTAGGTGCCAAAATGGTAATGACAAATGCCCTTAAAGACGCAGGCTTAACCACTGCAGATATTGATTACATCAATGTTCATGGAACCTCAACTCCTTTGGGAGACATTTCTGAGACTAAAGCTATCGTTGATTTATTTGGAGAAGATGCTTATAAATTAAACATCAGTTCTACAAAATCTATGACGGGACATTTATTAGGTGCTGCAGGTGCTATTGAAGCAATTGCATCTATCCTGGCAGTGAAAAATGATATAGTACCTCCTACTATTAATCATTTTACTGATGACCCTGGGTTTGATCCGAAATTAAATTTCACATTTAATGTTGCACAAAAGAGACCTATCCGTGCTGCCTTAAGTAACACTTTTGGCTTCGGAGGTCACAATGCATCAGTGATTTTTAAAAAATACGAAGAATAA
- a CDS encoding YicC/YloC family endoribonuclease: MTGYGLASTDHENVKFAVEIKSLNSKFLELNLKLPRAFSEKELLLRNICSKEIERGKVSVSINIERSEENLKGATINAALLSKYYKQLEEINIQLGANSNNLLQAVLNFPEVISYSDEDVNENDWDVLNSTFVKALESFNKFRLAEGVVLKTDLELRIKNILQFFSEIEVLEPLRIPQIRSRLNQFLEDNVGKINVDQNRLEQELIYYIDKLDITEEKIRLRSHCDYFMETLKSKDANGKKLGFISQEIGREINTMGAKANDAQIQQLVVGMKEELEKIKEQLLNVL, from the coding sequence ATGACAGGGTACGGCCTGGCTTCTACTGATCACGAAAATGTAAAGTTTGCAGTAGAGATAAAATCTTTAAACAGTAAGTTCCTGGAACTGAATTTAAAATTACCAAGGGCTTTTTCTGAAAAGGAATTATTGTTGCGTAATATCTGCAGCAAGGAAATTGAACGGGGAAAAGTAAGTGTTTCTATAAACATAGAACGCAGTGAAGAAAACTTAAAAGGTGCAACCATCAACGCAGCCTTACTAAGCAAATATTACAAACAACTCGAAGAAATCAATATCCAGCTGGGAGCCAATTCAAATAATCTTTTGCAGGCTGTTCTTAATTTCCCTGAAGTAATCAGTTATTCTGACGAGGATGTTAATGAAAATGACTGGGATGTATTAAACAGTACTTTTGTTAAGGCACTGGAAAGCTTTAATAAATTCAGACTTGCGGAAGGTGTTGTTTTAAAGACTGACCTAGAATTGAGAATCAAAAACATACTTCAGTTCTTTTCGGAGATTGAAGTTTTGGAACCGCTTAGAATTCCTCAGATCAGGAGCAGATTAAACCAATTTCTTGAAGATAATGTTGGCAAAATAAACGTAGATCAGAACCGCTTGGAACAAGAGTTAATCTATTATATTGATAAGCTTGACATTACAGAAGAAAAGATTCGCCTGAGAAGTCATTGTGATTACTTTATGGAAACCTTGAAAAGCAAAGATGCCAATGGAAAAAAGCTTGGTTTTATTTCGCAGGAAATAGGCCGTGAAATTAACACCATGGGTGCCAAAGCTAACGATGCGCAAATACAGCAGTTGGTTGTGGGAATGAAGGAAGAGTTAGAAAAAATTAAGGAGCAACTATTAAATGTTTTGTAA
- a CDS encoding pyridoxal phosphate-dependent aminotransferase encodes MKVSVLANTLIGSEIIKIGNEVNDMKRKGAQIANLTIGDFDPSIFPIPAELKEEIIDAYHHNHTNYPPADGILPLRETVVEILRDRYSLNYSVSDILVAGGSRPLIYATYLALIDPGDKVIYPAPSWNNNHYCHLSSAQGVPVVTTVENNFMPTAAQLKPHLKGATLLALCSPLNPTGTMFTQEQLEEICEVVIEENKSRGADEKPLYILYDQIYSLLTFGREHVNPVSLRPELKEYVIYIDGISKCLSATGVRVGWAFGPEEIISKMKALLGHIGAWAPKAEQVAVAKYFKNKELVDGFLDSFKKQVQVSLDELHNGFQQLKSEGFNVDSVVPMGAIYLTLKIDYIGKTTPSGSLLKNSADVNFYLIKEAQAALVPFSAFGNDESMAWFRASVGGCSLQDIKDMMPRIKTALSKLK; translated from the coding sequence ATGAAGGTCTCAGTATTAGCAAACACCCTTATCGGTTCGGAAATCATTAAAATAGGTAACGAGGTTAATGATATGAAGCGAAAGGGAGCGCAGATTGCTAACCTGACAATTGGAGACTTTGATCCATCCATTTTCCCAATTCCTGCTGAACTTAAAGAGGAGATTATTGATGCATACCATCATAATCACACAAACTACCCACCTGCTGATGGTATTTTACCACTACGTGAGACAGTTGTTGAAATTTTAAGGGACAGGTATTCATTGAATTACTCCGTATCAGATATTTTGGTTGCCGGAGGCTCAAGGCCTTTAATTTACGCTACTTATCTGGCTTTAATTGATCCGGGTGATAAGGTAATTTACCCTGCACCTTCATGGAATAATAATCATTATTGTCATCTTTCGTCGGCCCAGGGCGTACCTGTGGTAACCACAGTAGAAAATAACTTTATGCCTACTGCAGCTCAGTTAAAGCCACATTTAAAAGGGGCTACTTTGCTTGCGCTTTGCTCTCCGTTAAATCCAACCGGTACAATGTTTACCCAGGAACAGCTTGAAGAGATCTGTGAAGTGGTAATTGAAGAAAACAAATCAAGAGGTGCTGATGAGAAACCGCTTTATATCCTATATGATCAGATTTACTCTTTATTAACTTTTGGTCGTGAGCATGTTAACCCGGTAAGTTTACGCCCGGAATTGAAAGAATATGTTATCTATATAGATGGGATTTCTAAATGTCTTTCTGCTACTGGGGTTAGGGTAGGGTGGGCCTTTGGACCTGAAGAGATTATCAGTAAAATGAAAGCACTACTTGGCCATATTGGTGCCTGGGCTCCTAAGGCTGAACAGGTAGCTGTTGCTAAGTACTTTAAAAATAAGGAGCTTGTTGATGGCTTTCTGGATTCTTTTAAGAAGCAGGTTCAAGTAAGTCTGGATGAGTTGCATAATGGATTTCAGCAATTAAAATCAGAGGGTTTTAATGTAGATTCTGTAGTTCCAATGGGGGCTATTTATCTGACACTTAAAATAGATTATATAGGTAAGACAACACCATCTGGATCTTTACTTAAAAATAGTGCTGACGTAAATTTCTACTTAATTAAAGAAGCCCAGGCGGCTTTGGTTCCTTTCTCTGCTTTTGGGAACGATGAATCGATGGCCTGGTTTAGAGCTTCTGTAGGGGGATGCTCTCTGCAGGACATTAAAGACATGATGCCGCGAATTAAAACTGCGCTCAGTAAGCTAAAATAA